The genomic DNA GAGTTCAAGCGCCTCCTCATTCCCGGTGGGGTGCTGAGACTGGGATTGCCCGATTTGGACAAAGCCATTCGGGCCTACATCGCCAGGGATCCGAGCTATTTCCATGTGCCGGACGGTGATGCCCGTGCAATCGGCACGAAACTCATCACGCAAATTATCTGGTATGGGTCCGTGCGGACGCCGTTCACGTTCGACTGCATCGCGGAACTCCTTGAGCGCGAACGGTTTCGCCATGTGCGACGCTGCGCATTCGGTCAAACCGAGAGTGTCTATCCGGACATTGTGCAACTTGACAACCGGCCTCGAGAAAGTCTGTTC from Nitrospira sp. includes the following:
- a CDS encoding hypothetical protein (similar to Uncharacterized protein conserved in bacteria), translating into MPPVHLTIMSVESPKSCAPTNRLNVGCGPHHMPGWLNADLNVGPGIDLVGDIRTGLSLDTGSIHYVVAMHMLQDLPYPDIPVALREFKRLLIPGGVLRLGLPDLDKAIRAYIARDPSYFHVPDGDARAIGTKLITQIIWYGSVRTPFTFDCIAELLERERFRHVRRCAFGQTESVYPDIVQLDNRPRESLFVEAMK